Proteins from a single region of Acidobacteriota bacterium:
- a CDS encoding M23 family metallopeptidase, which produces MSALTVAPPVAAQIVLPPPPISIIGAEPVDEGSLVFETVARKSQQNQPRFLVSLDLFLKNLGTVSYRLERVRYQFLYRDLLSLPQEKCVSFELEAGESRKYIFPFEGSLTAAPYFLKVELYFEGEPTPLMRSFPLEPYESPLAGNVIGLPGGEPPSRAHHYPFPARPEDLLEGEYWATGQNHQLGSNHRGSSSQRFAYDLKVVGWDPGLGEWSSIHPGVFGDQNYHYRVWGKPVYALSTGVVLWCDRTEPDNPSPPQMLPGGLGGGNQIAILQENDELIYYAHFMEEQIPVDICQPGIKIEEGTFLGLVGNSGDSTGPHLHLHLGSWSGGGGRPLLFSGAYGIHRSLLDPDDPMAPWASVDNQAFGPGMAIYPDDSPPH; this is translated from the coding sequence GTGAGTGCTCTGACGGTGGCACCGCCGGTGGCGGCGCAGATCGTGTTGCCTCCGCCGCCCATCAGCATCATCGGTGCCGAGCCCGTCGACGAGGGGTCTCTCGTCTTCGAGACCGTGGCCCGCAAGAGCCAGCAGAACCAGCCCAGATTCTTGGTCAGTCTCGATCTCTTTCTGAAGAACCTGGGGACGGTTTCCTATCGGCTCGAGCGGGTGCGGTACCAATTCCTTTATCGAGACCTGCTTTCTCTTCCCCAGGAAAAGTGCGTGAGCTTCGAGCTGGAAGCGGGGGAGTCCCGTAAGTACATCTTTCCCTTCGAGGGCTCGTTGACGGCAGCGCCCTATTTCCTGAAGGTCGAGCTCTACTTCGAAGGCGAGCCCACGCCGTTGATGCGGTCCTTTCCTCTCGAGCCGTACGAAAGCCCCTTGGCCGGCAACGTGATCGGCTTACCCGGAGGGGAACCGCCTTCGAGGGCTCACCACTATCCGTTCCCGGCCCGGCCGGAGGATCTTCTCGAGGGCGAGTATTGGGCGACCGGGCAGAATCATCAGCTGGGCTCGAACCATCGAGGCAGCTCGTCCCAACGATTCGCCTACGACCTCAAGGTGGTCGGATGGGATCCGGGGCTGGGCGAGTGGAGCTCGATCCACCCTGGCGTCTTCGGGGACCAGAACTACCACTATCGAGTTTGGGGCAAGCCGGTCTACGCCCTGTCCACTGGCGTGGTCCTGTGGTGTGACCGGACGGAACCGGACAATCCTTCCCCTCCGCAAATGTTGCCTGGAGGCCTCGGCGGTGGAAATCAGATCGCAATCCTTCAGGAGAATGACGAGTTGATCTACTACGCTCATTTCATGGAGGAGCAGATTCCGGTGGACATCTGTCAGCCCGGAATCAAGATCGAGGAGGGCACCTTCTTGGGGCTCGTCGGCAACTCCGGCGACTCCACAGGTCCTCACCTTCATCTGCACCTCGGGTCGTGGAGCGGCGGCGGGGGCAGGCCCTTGCTGTTCAGCGGAGCGTACGGGATCCACCGCAGTTTGCTCGACCCCGATGATCCGATGGCGCCCTGGGCCTCGGTCGACAATCAGGCGTTCGGTCCGGGGATGGCGATCTACCCGGACGACTCGCCGCCCCATTGA
- a CDS encoding sigma-70 family RNA polymerase sigma factor, whose amino-acid sequence MPDGPPGEITELLIEWRGGSREALERLMPLVYEQLKGVAGRSLARERPGHVLQPTALVHETYLKLIDQKRTSWKNRAHFFAIAARMMRRILIDQARRRQADKRGGQAVTLALEEAMGVPGEKPREVDVLDLDQALKALTELDPRQGQVVELRFFGGLTLKETAEVLELSVATVKVDWRMARSWLFRELSASPAIGSL is encoded by the coding sequence GTGCCCGACGGCCCTCCAGGCGAAATTACCGAGCTCCTCATCGAATGGCGGGGAGGCTCTCGGGAAGCGCTGGAACGGCTGATGCCGCTGGTCTACGAACAGCTCAAGGGAGTCGCCGGCCGCTCCCTGGCCCGGGAGCGGCCCGGGCATGTCTTGCAGCCCACGGCGCTGGTGCACGAGACCTATCTCAAGCTGATCGATCAAAAGCGTACGAGCTGGAAGAATCGGGCGCACTTCTTTGCCATCGCCGCCCGCATGATGCGACGCATCCTCATCGACCAGGCCCGCCGCCGCCAAGCGGACAAGCGAGGAGGCCAGGCCGTCACCCTCGCCCTCGAAGAAGCGATGGGAGTCCCCGGTGAGAAGCCTCGGGAGGTCGACGTCCTGGACCTCGATCAGGCTCTGAAAGCTCTCACCGAGCTCGATCCCCGCCAGGGGCAGGTCGTCGAGCTGCGCTTCTTCGGCGGGCTGACGCTGAAGGAAACGGCGGAGGTGCTGGAGCTTTCCGTCGCGACCGTCAAGGTGGATTGGAGGATGGCGCGGTCCTGGCTCTTCCGCGAGCTCAGCGCCTCTCCCGCCATCGGCAGTCTCTAG